A stretch of Malus sylvestris chromosome 11, drMalSylv7.2, whole genome shotgun sequence DNA encodes these proteins:
- the LOC126591514 gene encoding protein DETOXIFICATION 19-like, which produces MENRDMVANTNNTTPLLDAGDHEGRKEGWWNKVLDLEEAKNQVLFSLPMILTNVCFYMIPLISVMFAGHLGELQLAGATLANSWATVTGFAFMVGLSGALETLCGQGFGAKLYRMLGIYLQASSIISFLSSIVVSVVWFYTEPILILIHQDPQISKYAALYMKFLIPGLFAYGFLHNILRFLQTQSVVMPLVYFSVIPVVLHVGIAYSLVHWTGLGYVGAPLAASISIWISMLMLATYVLCAKKFEVTWEGFSLESFHYVLTNLKLALPSAAMVCLEYWAFEILVFMAGVMPNAEQNTSLIAICVNTEAIAYMITYGLSAAASTRVSNELGAGNPEKAKNAMAVTLKLSILLALVVDLALAFGHNLWAGSFSDSSVIIKLFASMTPLLAVSIIADSVQGVLSGVARGCGWQHLAVYVNLGTFYLVGMTIASVLAFKLKLYAKGLWIGLICGLSCQAALLLVVTLRTKWTQLDLPRNADAVLA; this is translated from the exons ATGGAGAACAGAGACATGGTAGCAAACACTAACAATACGACCCCGTTGTTGGACGCAGGTGATCACGAAGGAAGAAAAGAGGGGTGGTGGAACAAGGTGCTGGACTTAGAGGAGGCAAAAAACCAGGTGTTGTTTTCGTTGCCGATGATTCTGACCAACGTTTGCTTTTACATGATCCCTCTGATTTCTGTCATGTTTGCCGGCCATCTCGGTGAGCTTCAGCTTGCCGGTGCAACCCTTGCAAATTCTTGGGCCACCGTCACCGGCTTCGCTTTCATG GTTGGATTAAGTGGAGCTCTAGAAACGTTGTGTGGGCAAGGATTCGGCGCAAAGTTATATAGAATGCTGGGGATTTATCTACAAGCCTCTTCCATCATTTCATTCCTGTCCTCTATCGTTGTATCCGTAGTCTGGTTCTATACAGAGCCAATACTTATCTTAATTCATCAAGACCCTCAAATTTCAAAATACGCAGCTCTTTATATGAAATTTCTTATTCCGGGATTGTTTGCATATGGCTTCCTGCACAACATTTTGAGATTTCTTCAGACGCAATCTGTTGTCATGCCACTGGTCTACTTCTCGGTGATCCCAGTGGTTCTTCATGTTGGAATTGCATATAGTCTGGTACATTGGACAGGTCTTGGTTACGTGGGAGCTCCGCTGGCAGCTTCGATTTCAATATGGATATCGATGCTAATGTTGGCCACGTACGTTTTGTGCGCAAAGAAGTTTGAGGTTACGTGGGAAGGGTTTTCATTAGAATCATTTCATTATGTCCTCACCAACTTGAAACTTGCTCTACCCTCTGCAGCAATGGTATG TTTAGAGTATTGGGCCTTCGAGATTCTGGTGTTCATGGCAGGAGTGATGCCAAACGCTGAACAAAACACTTCCCTAATTGCAATCTG TGTGAATACAGAAGCAATTGCATACATGATTACATATGGCCTCAGTGCTGCTGCAAG CACAAGGGTGTCAAATGAATTGGGAGCAGGCAATCCTGAGAAAGCCAAGAATGCAATGGCTGTGACTCTTAAGCTTTCTATACTTCTCGCTCTCGTTGTTGATCTGGCTCTGGCATTTGGTCACAATTTATGGGCCGGCTCCTTCAGCGACAGCAGTGTAATAATAAAACTATTTGCTTCCATGACACCATTGCTTGCAGTTTCAATAATTGCTGATTCTGTGCAAGGCGTCTTATCAG GTGTGGCGAGAGGATGTGGGTGGCAGCACTTGGCTGTATATGTAAACTTGGGAACATTCTATTTGGTTGGCATGACAATTGCAAGTGTTCTTGCATTTAAGTTGAAACTATATGCTAAG GGGTTGTGGATTGGTTTAATCTGCGGTCTTTCATGCCAAGCCGCCCTACTTTTGGTGGTTACGCTACGCACAAAATGGACTCAACTGGATTTACCTCGTAATGCAGATGCAGTTTTGGCCTAA
- the LOC126590572 gene encoding uncharacterized protein LOC126590572: MAEIKKFKTIGVVGSGQMGSGIAQLAATYGFDVWLLDTDPEALSRATKSISSSIQRLVSKGQLSQDVRKDALERLQYTSNVENFCSADIIIEAIVESEDVKKKLFLQLDKIAKRSAILASNTSSISITRLASATSRPHQVIGMHFMNPPPIMKLVEIVRGADTSDETFDITKALAERFGKTVICSRDYAGFVVNRILMPMINEAFYALYTGVATKEDIDAGMKLGTNHPMGPLELADFIGLDICLSILRVLHAGLGDNKYAPCPILVQYVDAGRLGRKRGIGVYEYRQTPESVKPSSKL; encoded by the exons ATGGCGGAGATCAAGAAATTTAAGACAATCGGAGTGGTGGGCAGCGGCCAAATGGGCTCAGGAATAGCCCAACTAGCCGCCACGTATGGCTTCGACGTTTGGCTCCTTGACACCGACCCGGAGGCTCTCTCAAGAGCCACCAAGTCCATCTCTAGCTCCATCCAGCGCCTAGTTTCCAAAGGGCAGCTCAGCCAG GATGTAAGAAAAGATGCTTTAGAGCGTCTACAATATACGtcaaatgttgaaaattttTGTTCGGCAGATATTATTATTGAAGCTATTGTGGAATCTGAAGATGTGAAGAAAAAGTTATTTCTTCAACTAGATAAGATTGCAAAACGTTCGGCCATACTGGCTTCTAATACAAGTTCCATCTCCATTACTCGTCTTGCATCAGCAACTAGCAGACCACACCAG GTGATTGGCATGCATTTTATGAATCCTCCTCCTATAATGAAGCTTGTTGAGATTGTGCGAGGAGCAGACACATCAGATGAGACATTTGATATCACAAAAGCCTTGGCAGAGAG GTTTGGCAAGACCGTAATATGCTCTCGAGATTATGCCGGGTTTGTTGTGAACAGGATCCTAATGCCGATGATAAATGAAGCATTTTATGCACTTTACACAGGTGTGGCGACCAAAGAAGACATTGATGCAGGAATGAAGCTGGGAACAAACCATCCAATGGGTCCTCTTGAGCTTGCagattttattggattggatatcTGCTTGTCTATTCTGAGAGTTCTTCATGCTGGCCTTGGGGACAATAAATACGCTCCGTGCCCCATTCTTGTACAGTACGTTGATGCAGGTCGCCTTGGAAGAAAACGAGGTATTGGGGTATACGAGTACCGTCAAACGCCTGAATCAGTAAAACCTTCATCTAAACTTTGA
- the LOC126590076 gene encoding phytosulfokine receptor 2: protein MEVLGFTPMAFLKWVLLACCIGSVFGLNSPTQSCYPNDFLALREFAGNLTNGSMITAWHNTSTCCQWDGVVCGNVNNGTVVASRVTQLILPSMSLSGTISRSLGRLDQLKLLNLSLNHLEGGLPAELSDLKHLEVLDLSNNMLSGPVSGALSGLNSIRVLNISSNSIHDDLSELGGGFSHLVVFNISNNSFTGQFNPRICSSSNETHILDMSWNRLVGSLEGLDNCSRSLQQLHLDFNSFSGYLPESLYTYSALEQLSVSGNSLSGQISKELSKLSSLKTLVISSNQFLGELPNVFGNLRRLEQLVAHSNMLSGPLASTLALCSNLRVLDLRNNSLSGSIDLNFTGLPKLCTLDLATNHFSGFLPNSLSNCRELKTLSLARNKLRGSIPEDFAKLTSLFFLSLSNNSFVNLSETLSVLQQCKNLTTLILSKNFFGEEIPKNASGFESLMVLALGNCALKGQIPVWLLSCRKLQVLDLSWNRLDGPIPLWIGQMENLFYLDFSNNSLSGEIPKSMTELKSLISTNCTHANLIASAGIPLFVKRNRSATGLQYNQVSNFPPSILLSNNRINGAMWPEIGRLKQLHVLDWSRNNISGTIPSSISEMENLEALDLSFNDLYGSIPPSLSKLTFLSKFSVANNHLHGVIPNGGQFLSFPSSSFDGNSGLCGAMYTPCGDISSTSLKPVTPSSSNSRFGRNSILCVVISIGVGVALLLAVGLLKMSRRGAKDQIDDFDEDSRPHRISGALASSKLVLFQNSDCKDFTVSDLLKSTNNFNQANIIGCGGYGLVYKANLPNGAKAAIKRLSGDCGQMEREFQAEVEALSRAQHKNLVSLQGYCRHGNDRLLIYSYMENGSLDYWLHESVDGVSLLKWDVRLKIAQGAARGLAYLHKGCQPNIVHRDIKTSNILLDEKFEAHLADFGLSRLLRPYDTHVTTDLVGTLGYIPPEYSQTLTATCRGDVYSFGVVLLELLTGRRPVEVCRGKNCRDLVSWMFQMRFEKRDEEIIDSSIWNKNHEKQLLDVLGVACKCLDPNPRQRPFIEEVVSCLDGIGFESGKQ from the coding sequence atggaggtaTTGGGGTTTACTCCAATGGCATTCCTCAAATGGGTTCTCTTGGCCTGCTGTATTGGTTCAGTTTTCGGTCTTAATTCCCCAACCCAATCCTGTTATCCAAATGATTTTCTTGCATTGAGGGAGTTTGCAGGAAACCTCACAAATGGGTCTATGATCACAGCATGGCACAACACATCAACTTGCTGCCAATGGGATGGTGTTGTCTGTGGGAATGTGAACAATGGGACAGTTGTTGCTAGTAGAGTCACACAGTTGATTCTTCCCAGCATGAGTCTCAGTGGAACGATTTCACGCTCTTTGGGTCGATTGGATCAGCTGAAGTTGCTTAATCTTTCTCTGAAtcatcttgaaggtggattgcCTGCAGAGCTCTCAGACTTGAAGCACCTGGAGGTTCTTGACTTGAGCAATAACATGCTGTCCGGACCAGTTTCAGGTGCGCTTTCCGGTTTGAATTCGATCAGAGTTCTGAATATTTCAAGCAATTCAATCCATGATGATTTGTCTGAGCTTGGAGGAGGATTCTCACATCTTGTTGTGTTCAACATAAGCAATAATTCATTCACTGGTCAGTTCAACCCTCGGATTTGTAGCTCTTCCAATGAAACCCACATTCTAGATATGTCTTGGAACCGTTTGGTGGGAAGTCTTGAAGGCTTAGACAATTGCAGCAGGTCTCTCCAACAATTGCACCTGGACTTCAATTCATTTTCAGGCTATCTACCTGAATCTTTGTATACGTATTCGGCTTTGGAGCAGCTTTCAGTCTCTGGGAACTCTCTTTCCGGCCAGATAAGCAAGGAACTGAGTAAGCTTTCTAGCCTCAAGACCTTAGTCATTTCTTCAAACCAATTTTTGGGTGAACTTCCAAATGTGTTTGGGAACCTTAGACGACTAGAACAGTTAGTTGCACATTCAAATATGTTGTCTGGCCCATTAGCTTCAACCTTGGCACTCTGTTCAAATCTTCGAGTGCTTGACCTTCGAAACAATTCTCTATCCGGTTCCATTGATCTAAATTTCACTGGACTTCCAAAACTCTGCACACTTGATCTTGCCACTAATCatttttctggtttccttcCAAATTCACTTTCTAATTGTCGTGAGTTGAAAACGTTAAGCCTTGCTAGGAATAAATTAAGGGGTTCAATTCCGGAAGACTTTGCCAAACTCACATCCCTATTCTTCCTCTCATTGTCGAATAACAGTTTTGTGAACTTATCTGAGACACTATCTGTGCTGCAGCAATGCAAAAATCTCACAACTCTAATTCTTTCAAAAAATTTCTTTGGTGAGGAGATTCCGAAAAATGCAAGTGGGTTTGAAAGCTTAATGGTTTTAGCACTCGGGAATTGTGCTCTCAAAGGCCAAATTCCAGTTTGGTTATTGAGTTGCAGGAAGTTGCAAGTCCTTGATTTATCTTGGAATCGCTTGGATGGTCCCATCCCTTTGTGGATAGGTCAGATGGAAAACTTGTTTTATTTGGACTTTTCAAATAATTCACTCTCGGGAGAAATCCCAAAAAGTATGACAGAGCTGAAAAGCCTCATATCTACGAATTGCACTCATGCAAACCTTATTGCTTCTGCTGGCATCCCGTTATTTGTAAAACGGAATAGGAGTGCTACTGGCCTGCAGTACAACCAGGTCTCAAATTTTCCTCCGTCAATACTCTTGAGCAATAACAGAATAAATGGAGCAATGTGGCCTGAGATCGGACGATTGAAGCAGCTCCATGTTTTGGATTGGAGCCGGAACAACATTAGTGGGACCATCCCAAGCTCCATCTCGGAGATGGAGAACTTGGAAGCATTGGATTTATCATTCAATGATCTCTATGGTTCGATCCCTCCATCACTTAGCAAGCTCACATTCTTGTCAAAGTTTAGCGTGGCAAATAATCACCTCCATGGAGTGATTCCCAATGGAGGACAGTTCTTAAGCTTTCCCAGCTCAAGTTTTGACGGTAACTCGGGGCTTTGTGGGGCAATGTACACTCCATGTGGTGATATCAGCAGTACAAGTCTCAAGCCTGTAACTCCATCCAGTTCAAACAGTAGATTTGGTCGAAACAGCATCCTTTGTGTAGTAATCAGCATAGGAGTTGGGGTTGCATTGCTTCTTGCAGTTGGTTTGCTTAAAATGTCAAGGAGGGGAGCAAAGGATCAAATTGATGATTTTGATGAGGACAGCAGGCCGCACAGGATATCCGGAGCCCTTGCATCGTCAAAACTGGTGCTGTTCCAAAATTCAGACTGTAAGGATTTTACAGTGTCAGACTTGTTAAAGTCTACAAACAATTTCAACCAAGCCAACATAATTGGTTGTGGTGGTTATGGACTGGTTTACAAAGCCAACCTACCGAATGGAGCAAAAGCTGCAATCAAGAGACTTTCTGGGGATTGTGGACAGATGGAACGTGAATTTCAAGCTGAAGTGGAAGCCCTCTCAAGAGCTCAGCACAAGAACCTTGTCTCTCTTCAAGGTTACTGCCGGCATGGTAATGACAGACTGTTAATCTACTCCTACATGGAGAACGGAAGCTTGGATTATTGGCTGCATGAAAGTGTTGATGGTGTTTCGCTTCTAAAATGGGATGTAAGACTTAAGATAGCTCAAGGTGCGGCTCGTGGGCTAGCCTACTTGCACAAGGGTTGTCAGCCAAATATAGTGCATCGAGATATAAAAACAAGCAACATTCTTCTAGATGAAAAATTTGAAGCTCACTTGGCTGATTTTGGTCTTTCAAGGTTACTTCGTCCTTACGATACCCATGTTACAACAGATCTGGTTGGGACTTTGGGTTATATTCCTCCAGAGTACAGTCAGACATTAACAGCAACCTGCAGGGGCGATGTTTACAGTTTTGGTGTTGTTCTTCTTGAGCTTCTTACTGGTAGGAGGCCTGTAGAAGTATGCAGAGGAAAAAACTGCAGAGATTTGGTATCGTGGATGTTTCAGATGAGATTTGAGAAGAGAGATGAAGAGATTATAGATTCGTCAATTTGGAATAAGAATCATGAGAAGCAACTTTTAGATGTTCTTGGTGTTGCCTGTAAATGCCTGGATCCCAATCCGAGGCAGAGGCCCTTTATTGAAGAAGTTGTGTCATGCCTTGACGGTATAGGATTTGAGAGCGGGAAACAATGA